A genomic segment from Idiomarina piscisalsi encodes:
- a CDS encoding DUF294 nucleotidyltransferase-like domain-containing protein has product MEASDFLKQCPPFDELQKEHLSWVISQLQSVYLNEENCNDVMNSMRPALFIVRSGIFDLRSSDGELIERLESGDLFGYPSLLTGREITNKLKTLKDGIVYVLPEHAFDRLRKVSKQFEQYFIKAHGQRLLTERKANTTSESDWSQQTVRSIVAKDPISLHSETSVQDAARLMSNNGISSVLVVDDNQLVGILTDRDLRNRVIAEGLPLDIRVSAVMTQLPESVNENRSLMDALTVMTSSNIHHLPVINDNNQPVGMITATDLIRQQRSDPVFLISAIRKSESKKQLIEEAAKLPDYLQTFASRVKQTSVLGRLMASVTDGMTRQLIKLYEQEHGAAPAAYSWLAFGSQGREDQTLSSDQDNGLLLSNGLSKSQKEWFAGLGEYVCEGLGDCGVPLCPGNIMASNPECRGTIDEWKEKFNGWITSPTPKALMYCQIFFDSRPVMGEGRFYQTYREEIAKLANNDMFLGNLAILVNKIQVPLGLFNRLRTSDADGEDTIDIKRYGIALINDIARIYSLKEGLIVPGTVARLKALKESRLLNSKDNQSLLEAWEFLTQLRLNHQLKVWGTNKPKNAIDPDELSTLSRRQLKSAFRIIKEAQQGVGLKFSRQGY; this is encoded by the coding sequence ATGGAAGCATCTGATTTTTTAAAACAATGTCCGCCCTTCGATGAGCTTCAGAAGGAACATCTGAGTTGGGTGATTTCGCAGTTGCAGTCGGTGTATTTAAACGAAGAGAATTGCAATGATGTCATGAACTCAATGAGGCCAGCGCTATTTATTGTACGTTCAGGCATTTTCGATTTACGCTCTTCAGATGGTGAGCTGATTGAGAGGCTAGAAAGTGGAGACTTGTTTGGTTATCCGTCATTACTTACGGGGAGGGAAATCACCAACAAACTAAAGACGTTAAAAGATGGCATTGTGTACGTGCTGCCTGAACATGCGTTCGATCGTCTTCGAAAAGTGTCAAAGCAGTTTGAACAATACTTTATTAAAGCCCATGGGCAGCGGTTACTAACCGAACGAAAAGCAAATACGACCTCTGAATCCGATTGGAGCCAGCAAACTGTTCGTTCCATCGTCGCTAAAGATCCGATCAGTTTGCATAGTGAAACATCAGTCCAAGACGCTGCTAGACTTATGTCAAATAACGGAATCTCATCAGTTTTAGTTGTTGATGACAACCAGTTAGTCGGGATTTTAACGGATAGGGATTTAAGGAATCGTGTTATTGCAGAGGGATTGCCTTTAGACATAAGAGTTTCAGCGGTGATGACTCAATTGCCCGAATCAGTAAACGAAAATCGCTCGTTAATGGATGCTCTGACGGTAATGACCTCGAGCAATATTCATCATCTTCCTGTTATAAATGACAATAATCAACCAGTTGGAATGATAACAGCCACGGATCTAATACGTCAGCAGCGCAGTGATCCTGTTTTCCTTATTAGTGCAATTCGAAAATCAGAGAGCAAAAAGCAGTTAATAGAAGAAGCTGCGAAGTTACCTGATTACCTGCAAACCTTTGCAAGCCGAGTAAAACAAACCTCGGTATTAGGTCGGTTAATGGCTTCAGTAACAGATGGTATGACGCGTCAACTGATCAAATTGTATGAGCAAGAGCACGGTGCTGCGCCTGCCGCATACAGCTGGCTAGCATTCGGATCTCAGGGAAGGGAAGATCAAACGTTAAGTTCCGATCAGGATAACGGGCTACTGCTGAGCAATGGTCTCTCAAAATCACAAAAGGAGTGGTTTGCCGGTTTGGGGGAATATGTGTGTGAAGGCTTGGGTGATTGTGGTGTTCCCTTATGCCCTGGCAATATTATGGCCTCGAACCCTGAGTGCCGAGGTACTATCGATGAATGGAAGGAAAAGTTTAATGGCTGGATAACGAGCCCGACTCCCAAAGCACTCATGTATTGCCAGATATTCTTCGATAGTCGACCAGTAATGGGTGAAGGTCGTTTTTATCAAACTTATAGAGAAGAAATAGCTAAGTTAGCGAATAACGATATGTTCTTGGGGAACCTGGCTATTTTAGTCAATAAGATACAAGTGCCCTTAGGCCTTTTTAATCGGCTACGGACCTCAGATGCGGACGGTGAAGACACCATTGATATAAAGCGCTATGGAATTGCGTTAATTAACGATATTGCGAGAATTTATTCATTAAAAGAGGGACTGATAGTTCCAGGTACCGTAGCCCGCTTAAAGGCGTTGAAAGAAAGTCGGCTGCTAAACTCAAAAGACAATCAGTCATTGTTGGAAGCGTGGGAGTTTTTGACCCAGCTCAGACTCAATCACCAATTAA
- a CDS encoding sodium:solute symporter family protein, whose translation MDIQTLTFIIVGLTFALYIGIAIWSRAGSTNDFYVASGGVHPVANGMATAADWMSAASFISMAGIVAFAGYDGSVYLMGWTGGYVLLAMCLAPYLRKFGKFTVPDFIGDRYYSQTARTIAVLCAILICFTYIAGQMRGVGVVFSRFLEVDIATGVIIGAVIVFFYTVLGGMKGITYTQVAQYVVLMFAYVVPAVFISLLMTDHFLPQTGFGATIAQGVPGEGSYLLERLDGLSQELGFAAYTEGVRSKIDVFFITAALMVGTAGLPHVIVRFFTVPKVRDARRSAFWALTFISVVYLTAPAIASFAKVNLINTVNGPELQGVEYENAPSWVKNWEKTGLITWEDKNEDGKMFYSGDERNEMTIDRDIMVLANPEIADLPAWVVALVAAGGVAAALSTSAGLLLVISTSVSHDLLKRNLMPNITDKKELFYARVAAATAIIISVYFGIYPPGFVAQVVAFAFGLAAASFFPAIILGIFHKRMNRQGAVAGMVVGILFTFCYIVFFKFVSPELNTPEYWLFGISPEGIGTLGMIINFIVATIVHKATGDAPEDIQELVESIRYPKGSGEAQSH comes from the coding sequence ATGGATATTCAAACGCTAACATTTATTATAGTCGGCCTGACCTTCGCGTTATATATCGGTATCGCAATTTGGTCTCGTGCCGGATCGACAAACGATTTCTATGTTGCAAGTGGCGGTGTACACCCCGTTGCTAATGGTATGGCAACAGCGGCTGATTGGATGTCGGCAGCGTCGTTCATTTCAATGGCGGGTATCGTAGCTTTCGCTGGTTATGACGGCTCAGTTTATCTAATGGGTTGGACCGGTGGTTATGTATTGCTGGCGATGTGTCTTGCACCGTACCTACGTAAGTTCGGTAAGTTTACTGTACCGGATTTTATCGGTGACCGTTATTATTCACAAACGGCACGCACTATCGCAGTGCTGTGCGCCATTCTTATCTGCTTTACGTACATTGCAGGTCAGATGCGTGGCGTTGGTGTGGTATTTTCACGCTTCTTAGAAGTCGACATTGCAACCGGTGTTATTATTGGCGCAGTCATCGTATTTTTCTATACGGTTCTGGGCGGAATGAAAGGTATTACCTATACTCAGGTAGCGCAATACGTAGTATTGATGTTCGCTTACGTCGTACCTGCGGTATTCATTTCACTATTAATGACCGATCATTTCTTACCACAGACTGGCTTTGGGGCAACAATTGCACAGGGAGTCCCTGGTGAGGGGAGTTACTTGTTAGAAAGGCTTGATGGGCTTTCACAGGAACTCGGCTTTGCTGCATATACCGAAGGTGTACGTAGTAAAATAGATGTATTCTTTATTACGGCAGCGCTAATGGTTGGTACAGCTGGTTTACCACACGTTATTGTGCGCTTTTTCACTGTACCAAAAGTACGTGATGCACGCCGCTCAGCATTTTGGGCGCTGACGTTTATTTCTGTCGTGTATTTGACCGCACCGGCTATAGCTTCTTTCGCTAAAGTGAACCTGATTAATACGGTTAACGGGCCTGAATTACAAGGTGTTGAATATGAAAATGCACCAAGTTGGGTTAAAAACTGGGAGAAAACAGGCCTAATTACCTGGGAAGATAAGAACGAAGATGGAAAAATGTTCTATTCGGGTGATGAACGCAACGAGATGACAATCGACCGTGACATCATGGTCTTGGCTAACCCTGAAATAGCTGACTTACCAGCTTGGGTTGTTGCGCTTGTTGCTGCTGGTGGTGTAGCCGCCGCGCTATCGACCTCCGCAGGCTTATTATTGGTAATATCGACATCGGTTTCGCATGACTTATTGAAGCGAAATTTGATGCCAAATATCACTGATAAGAAAGAGCTCTTCTATGCGCGGGTTGCGGCTGCAACGGCCATTATTATCTCTGTTTACTTTGGTATTTACCCGCCCGGCTTCGTGGCGCAGGTGGTCGCCTTTGCGTTCGGCTTAGCTGCAGCAAGCTTCTTCCCTGCGATAATTCTGGGTATCTTCCATAAGCGCATGAACCGTCAAGGTGCTGTTGCAGGTATGGTTGTGGGTATTCTATTCACCTTCTGCTACATTGTATTCTTTAAGTTTGTATCGCCAGAACTGAACACGCCTGAATACTGGCTGTTTGGTATCTCGCCAGAAGGCATAGGTACTCTGGGTATGATTATCAACTTTATCGTTGCAACAATCGTACACAAAGCAACAGGTGACGCTCCTGAAGACATTCAGGAATTGGTTGAGTCAATACGGTATCCGAAAGGATCCGGTGAAGCTCAGTCGCATTAA
- a CDS encoding DUF4212 domain-containing protein → MAFESEDHAKAYWKENLGLMLKLLVVWFIVSYGFGIILVDVLNEITFFGFKLGFWFAQQGSILTFIVLIFIYMKGMAKLDNKYAVHED, encoded by the coding sequence ATGGCATTTGAAAGTGAAGATCATGCCAAAGCGTACTGGAAAGAAAACCTAGGCTTAATGTTAAAGCTATTAGTGGTCTGGTTTATCGTTTCTTATGGCTTTGGAATCATTTTGGTGGATGTACTCAACGAGATAACCTTTTTCGGCTTTAAGCTTGGATTTTGGTTTGCTCAGCAGGGCTCCATTCTTACCTTCATCGTGCTTATCTTTATTTATATGAAAGGCATGGCAAAACTCGATAACAAATACGCCGTTCATGAGGACTAA